Below is a genomic region from Anoxybacillus flavithermus.
TTGTTCCATACATCTTATTTTTCGGTCAGCTGCTTGACTATATTCATAAGACGCTGCAAGCACAACAAGCGAGCGATGTATCGTTTACATTATATCCTCCTGTGCGAACGTATGGCGTATTAGACCATCTCGTTGAACAACAAGTGAAGGAATGGGGATGAACATATGTTTCCTCTTTTCGTACGAATGACAGGAAAAAAAGTTGTCATTGCTGGTGGGGGACGGATTGCATATCGCCGCCTCCTCCCTCTTCTTGATGAAGGAGCGTATATTACCGTCATTAGTCCACAAGCGATCGATGCCATCGTTCATTTAGCTGAACAGAAACGAATTACGTGGCACGCGCGCCCCGTTGAACCAGCCGATTATATCGATGCTTTTTTGATTATCGCGGCAACGAACGATTCAAGCGTCAATGAGCAAATTGCTGCACATGCGTCACCTAATCAACTTGTTAACGTCGTAAGCAACCATCTGCTCGGGAACGTCCATGTTCCTGCTTTCTTTTCACGTGGAAAATTACAAATTGCCGTTACAACAGGTGGGGCAAGCCCTACGTTAGCGAAACAAATAAAAAAACAACTTGAGCAACAATTTGATGAATCATTTGCTAAGTATGCAGATGAACAATATGAAAAGCGGCAACAACGAAAAGAGCCTTGACCCTTTCGATCAAAGCTCTTTTTATTTATGACTCTAATACTAACACTTCTAATGAAGGAGTGCGGGATACGTAACCGACGGCAACGACCGTATAAGACTTATTTGGTTGGAAGCGTACATTGGGAATGGATAAAACAACTTGATTTGTCCCTGCCACACGCACATCGACATGTAATTTTTCATTGACTGGCGCTTCAATATAATCCGTCACCTTTCCAAATGAAGCATTGCGAAATAGCACATCACCGTTGCGCAACGCAATATCGACGGCTGGTGCATCTGGTGAAAAATGAGCAAAGCGCACTTTCGCTTTTCCATACGGTGCATACGGATGATCAAGAATAGGAAGAAGTTGCAAGCGATGCACATCACCGATCACCGCAAGCGTATACGTCGTTTTCGGCAGTATTTGAATGGTTTGACTAAAAACTGGAGACGTCGTTTGTCCTGCTGGATACACATCGATACGATGTTCTCCTTTTGGCACTTTCATATACTGACTTAGCTGTTTATATTTCATATGGCGTAATATTTTTTGACCATTGATATATACGTCAACTGCAGGAGCATTTGGCGATGCATGGAATAAACGAACACGTCCATCATCATCATCTCGCCCTTCTTCGCGTGACTTCACCATTTTTTCTACATACTCTATATGTTTTCGCATATACTTTTCATACTGTTCCCAATCTTTATATTGATAATAACGCGCCAATAAATCATACATAACCGCTTTTTGAATGTAGCGATCCATTTCGTTCACAACTATTCCTCCCCTGTAAATCTTTTTACGTATTCAACGTATGCATAACAAGGGAGGCTGTTGTATGATTTTTATAGAAAATTTTTAGCAAAGGAGATAAACGAATGCTCGCTCGTTATGCCATCGTTGTGCACGGTCGCGTACAAAGTGTAGGATTTCGCTATTTTGCTCAATATGAAGCGAGAAGACGCGGATTAACAGGCTGGGTAAAAAATTGTGATGCCGCTCATATGATTGAAATGGAAGTTCAAGGGGACGTGGAAAAGGTTGAGGCGTTTGTTGATGAGATAAAAAAAGGACCGCCGTTTGCCCGTGTAGAACGCATAGAGCAATACTCTATTCCGACGGTCTCTCACGAAAAGACTTTTCGTATCATCTATTGAAAAAAGCTGACTGATGTCAGCTTTTTTCATGACAACTTGTGCCGCATGATCCTTTGACAGAGCAAGCCGCACATGTTCCACGCTTACTTTTTTGAATGAAACGAAAAATCGTCCATGCTGCGTATCCAAAAATGACTGATCCGATAACAATATTCGCAACCATATATATCCCTTCCTTTAGAAGCCAAGCAAGCTTCCGCCTTGGTAAATCACAAATGAAACAATATACGCCAGTACGAGCGCATATCCAATGGAAAACATCGTCCATTTTCGTGAACCTGTTTCTTTGTAAATCGTTGCAACAGTTGCTAAACATGGAACATATAGTAACACAAATACCATAAAACTAAACGCAGATAAAGCTGTAAAATGCGAGGCCATGAGCCCTTGAAGCGACTCAACATCAGGCACATGATAAATAATGTTCATCGTCGACACAACGACTTCTTTAGCTAAAAATCCAGTTAATAACGCAGCCCCTGCTTGCCACGTTCCAAATCCAAGCGGTGCAAGTAACGGAGCGAGTACACCGCCAATCATCGCCAAAAAGCTATCGTCCATGTTTACATTGATACCATGCGGTCCAACGTAAGATAATAGCCAGATGGCAACAGAACCGCCAAAAATGAACGTCCCTGCTTTTTTCACGAATCCTTTTCCTTTATCCCACGTGCTACGCCATAGCGCTTGCCATTGCGGCATGCGATATGGTGGCAATTCCACGACAAACACCGATGCTTCTTCTTTTAAAATCGTTAACGAAAAAAGTTTTGCAAGTATAAGTGCAAGCGAAACGCCAAGCACATATAAAAAGAGAACGATGATGGCTTGATGGGCTGCAAAAAACGCACCGACAAACAAAGCATATACAGGCAAACGTGCCGAACAAGACATAAGCGGTGTTAACAACATCGTCATAAGTCGCTCCCGTGGTTGCTCAATCGTCCGTGCCGCCATGACGCCCGGAACATTGCAACCAAACCCAATAATGAGTGGGATAAACGCTTTTCCATTTAATCCGACCGACTCCATTAATCGATCCATGACAAGCGCTACACGTGCCATATACCCTGAATCTTCTAAAAACGAAATAAAGAAAAATAAAATAAAAATTTGCGGAACGAACACAAGCACGCCGCCTACCCCCGCGATAATGCCATCAACAACGAGCGCACGAATAAATTCAGAAGCACCGATCGCTTCTAGCATCGCCGTCACCGAATCGGTTAACGGACCTGCGAAAAAGGCATCAAGCAAATCGGAAAGCGGTGCTCCGAGCCAATCAAATGTAAGTTGAAATAACACATACATCGCCAATAAAAACAGCGGAATGCCGACATATTTATTCGTTACAACCACATCGATGCGATCCGTCAGCGTCACCCGTCCGATTTCTGTGCGTTGCACAACTTGTTCGATGACTTGTTTTACGAATGAACGACGTTTTTCATAAATAAACTGAGCAAGCGACATTTGTTCTGCCTGTTTCACTTCTTTTTCGGCTTGTTCGTATAATGAACGCCACGTCGCTTCGGGCAATTTTTCTGCGACATAATCACGCACATAGCTATTTCCTTCATAAAACTGAATAGCTAACCAACGAACAGGAAATGACTCTTCCGTCCCCCACGTTGCGATAAAACGGTCAATTGCTCGCTCCATCGTCTCACCGTAAACAATGGTGAGCGGCTCAGTTCGTTCTGTTACTTTTTCGAGCAACATGCGCTCTACTTGATCACATCCTTTTCCTGTTCGAGCAACGACAGGAACGACAGGAACACGCAACGCTTCAGCCAATTTTGTTTGATCGATGAATATGCCGCGTCTTTCAGCTACATCAACCATATTTAAAGCAATCGCCAATGGCTTACCAAATTCCAATAACTGTACAGTCAACAATAAATTTCGTTCTAATTGTGACGCATCGACAATATTTAAAATTTCATCGAATGACTCGGTCAATAAAAATTGCGTCACTACTCGCTCATCTCGTGAGATCGGATGAAGCGAATATACACCGGGCAAATCAATCATTTTCGCTTTTTTACTGCGCAAAACGCCCACTTTTTTTTCGACTGTCACACCGCTCCAGTTTCCAACATACTCATACGTCCCTGTGAGCTGATTAAACAATGATGTTTTCCCTGTATTTGGGTTACCTACGAGTGCAACATGCATCATAACGGCTTCACCTGAATGTTCATCGCCTCATGGCGACGGATGCCAACACATTGTCCACAATTTTCAATCATAAATGGGCCACCAAGCGGCATCGTGCATTTTAAACAAATTTCTGCCCCCTCTGTTACACCCATATCTAATAGCCTTCTTTTTACTAAATCACTTACTCGCGATAAATCAACAATTTTTGCGCGTTCCCCAACTCGTAATTGCGTCATCGCAACCATACATAATCCCCCAATTAATAATGATAACCTTTTTCAATATACATTATAGTACGAGCGAAACAAAACATCTATCCTTTTTTAACGTGTTCACAAAATATTACGATGCAGAAGAAATCGGCATATGTTTGAGGCATGCTCGAATAATTGCTTCGTTCGCTTGCTCGTTTTTCACACAAAACGAACGATCTTCGCCGCATACATCAACACCGAGCACATGCTTATATCGAAAAAGATAGTCAACATAAGTGGTAAGTGTGCGTAACGACATTGTCCCTTGATCCCAATTTGTTTGGGCATCTTGTGGGCGAAGCACGTCTTTGTCAACGCTAATGTATATATGTTTTGTCGGAATCGCTCGCATAATCGTCATTGGTGCATACATGAAATCGCTTTTTGGAAAGATCGTGACCTGTGAAGATGTGTGTGAAGTTGCAGAACCGATGATGACAACATGTTTTAATGTCGGAACGTGTTTTTGGGCATACGATACCCATGAGCCACATGAAAGAAGTGGAAACAACGTTTGCTCATTCATATCTGTATGATGGTCAAACAATACGAGGGTAAACGACTCATGAAGCTGCTTAAGTAATGCGTATGAAACGTAATGATAGTTGCCGCTTCCGATAAACGTTATCCCTCTTGTATGGCGGCATACAAGTCGCTTTTCAATTTCTTGCATCGCATCGTCATCGCAATATAAATTCGTTCCTTTAATGTCATACATATCGATCCATTCATGAGGAAAACGAAGAAGGTTTCGTTGCCACGTATACGTATGATCGAAGTTTAAAAACGTTACACTTGGATGCATACTTCTCCCCACCCTTGTGCAAGTTTTTTCTTCAACCAAATTATACAAACATCTTAATCATACGTACAACGTCATTTTTTCCGTGAAAACATTCACAAATCCGACACATTCTAATACCAGTACCCCTTTATCTATATACAATCTTGTGATACAATTCACAATACAAGGAGGTTGATCACTATGAGTAAGAAAATTGTCATTGTCGGTGGCGTAGCTGGTGGTGCAACGACAGCTGCTCGCTTACGTCGTTTAGATGAACAAGCAGAAATCGTCATGTTTGAACGTGGAGAATATATTTCATTTGCAAACTGTGGTCTTCCATATTACATTGGTGGAGCAATTAAAGAACGTGACGCCTTACTCGTGCAAACGGTTGAAGGCATGGCAGAAAAATTTCATCTTGACATTCGTATTCAAAGCGAAGTCATTGCAATTAACCGCCAACGGAAAACGGTAACGGTTAAACATTTGCCAACTGGAAAAACGTATGAAGAAAGCTATGATTATCTCGTTTTATCACCGGGGGCAAGCCCAATCAAGCCAAACATCCCGGGCATGGAAGAAGCAAACGACTTATTCACATTACGCAACATCCCAGATACCGACCGAATTAAAGCATATGTGGATGAGAAAAAACCGAAAAAAGCGGTCGTTATCGGCGGCGGGTTTATCGGGGTAGAAATGGCTGAAAACTTATGGGAACGTGGCATAGACGTCACACTTGTTGAAATGGCGAAACAAATTATGGCGCCCGTCGACTACGAAATGGCAGCCATTCTCCATCAACATATAAGAGATAAAGGTGTCCGCCTTATCTTAGAAGACGGCGTTGCAGCATTTGAACAACAAGGAAAAATGGTTCGTTTACAAAGCGGAACAACAATTGAAACGGACATGATCGTATTAGCGATTGGCGTAAAACCAGAAAATGAATTAGCTAAACAAGCTGGATTAGCGATTGGGGAACGTGGCGGCATTCAAGTCAATGAATATTTACAAACATCCGATCCTTCGATTTATGCCATTGGCGATGCAATCGAAGTGATCGACTATATTAACGGCAAACCGACTCACATTCCGCTCGCGTGGCCAGCAAATCGGCAAGGACGCATCGTTGCCGACCATATTAACGGCCGAAACGTACACTACAAAGGAACGCTTGGCACAGCGATCGCCAAAGTATTTGACATGACGGTGGCAGCAACAGGAAACAACGAAAAAACGTTGCAACGTCTCGGCATACAATATGAAGTCATACACATTCATCCAAATTCGCATGCAAGCTATTATCCTGGTGCATTTCCGATTGCTCTAAAACTATTGTTCGATCGAAAAACAGGACGCATTTTCGGTGCCCAAGCTGTCGGTTACGACGGTGTCGATAAACGTATCGACGTCCTTGCAACAGCCATTAAAGGCGGGATGACTGTATTTGACTTACCAGATTTAGAATTAGCGTACGCACCGCCATATTCATCTGCTAAAGATCCTGTTAATATGGCTGGTTATGTCGCAACAAACATCATTGAAGAGATGGTTGAAACAATTCAATGGCATGAAGTAAATGAGTTAGTAAAAAATGGAGCGTGTCTCGTTGACGTGCGTGAAGAAATAGAGCGCGATATGGGCTTTATTCCTGGATCTATCAACATTCCGCTTGGACAATTACGCCAGCGACTTCATGAACTGCCTAAAGATGAAACGATCTACGTATATTGCCAAGTCGGATTGCGCGGTTATTTAGCGGCTCGTATATTAACTCAACATGGCTTCCGCGTGAAAAACTTAGATGGCGGATATAAAACATATGCTGCTGTTTATAGCGAACAACAAGAACAACGAAAAGAGGAACAAACAGAAAAACAAGTGGAGCGTGTAGACGTCATGAACGTTCAAGCGACAACAACATTAGACGCATGTGGGCTCCAATGCCCTGGACCAA
It encodes:
- a CDS encoding potassium transporter Trk; the encoded protein is MFPLFVRMTGKKVVIAGGGRIAYRRLLPLLDEGAYITVISPQAIDAIVHLAEQKRITWHARPVEPADYIDAFLIIAATNDSSVNEQIAAHASPNQLVNVVSNHLLGNVHVPAFFSRGKLQIAVTTGGASPTLAKQIKKQLEQQFDESFAKYADEQYEKRQQRKEP
- a CDS encoding acylphosphatase (catalyzes the hydrolysis of acylphosphate), with product MLARYAIVVHGRVQSVGFRYFAQYEARRRGLTGWVKNCDAAHMIEMEVQGDVEKVEAFVDEIKKGPPFARVERIEQYSIPTVSHEKTFRIIY
- a CDS encoding FeoB-associated Cys-rich membrane protein, with the protein product MVANIVIGSVIFGYAAWTIFRFIQKSKRGTCAACSVKGSCGTSCHEKS
- a CDS encoding ferrous iron transport protein B codes for the protein MMHVALVGNPNTGKTSLFNQLTGTYEYVGNWSGVTVEKKVGVLRSKKAKMIDLPGVYSLHPISRDERVVTQFLLTESFDEILNIVDASQLERNLLLTVQLLEFGKPLAIALNMVDVAERRGIFIDQTKLAEALRVPVVPVVARTGKGCDQVERMLLEKVTERTEPLTIVYGETMERAIDRFIATWGTEESFPVRWLAIQFYEGNSYVRDYVAEKLPEATWRSLYEQAEKEVKQAEQMSLAQFIYEKRRSFVKQVIEQVVQRTEIGRVTLTDRIDVVVTNKYVGIPLFLLAMYVLFQLTFDWLGAPLSDLLDAFFAGPLTDSVTAMLEAIGASEFIRALVVDGIIAGVGGVLVFVPQIFILFFFISFLEDSGYMARVALVMDRLMESVGLNGKAFIPLIIGFGCNVPGVMAARTIEQPRERLMTMLLTPLMSCSARLPVYALFVGAFFAAHQAIIVLFLYVLGVSLALILAKLFSLTILKEEASVFVVELPPYRMPQWQALWRSTWDKGKGFVKKAGTFIFGGSVAIWLLSYVGPHGINVNMDDSFLAMIGGVLAPLLAPLGFGTWQAGAALLTGFLAKEVVVSTMNIIYHVPDVESLQGLMASHFTALSAFSFMVFVLLYVPCLATVATIYKETGSRKWTMFSIGYALVLAYIVSFVIYQGGSLLGF
- a CDS encoding ferrous iron transport protein A, whose translation is MVAMTQLRVGERAKIVDLSRVSDLVKRRLLDMGVTEGAEICLKCTMPLGGPFMIENCGQCVGIRRHEAMNIQVKPL
- a CDS encoding arginase; its protein translation is MHPSVTFLNFDHTYTWQRNLLRFPHEWIDMYDIKGTNLYCDDDAMQEIEKRLVCRHTRGITFIGSGNYHYVSYALLKQLHESFTLVLFDHHTDMNEQTLFPLLSCGSWVSYAQKHVPTLKHVVIIGSATSHTSSQVTIFPKSDFMYAPMTIMRAIPTKHIYISVDKDVLRPQDAQTNWDQGTMSLRTLTTYVDYLFRYKHVLGVDVCGEDRSFCVKNEQANEAIIRACLKHMPISSAS
- a CDS encoding CoA-disulfide reductase, with the protein product MSKKIVIVGGVAGGATTAARLRRLDEQAEIVMFERGEYISFANCGLPYYIGGAIKERDALLVQTVEGMAEKFHLDIRIQSEVIAINRQRKTVTVKHLPTGKTYEESYDYLVLSPGASPIKPNIPGMEEANDLFTLRNIPDTDRIKAYVDEKKPKKAVVIGGGFIGVEMAENLWERGIDVTLVEMAKQIMAPVDYEMAAILHQHIRDKGVRLILEDGVAAFEQQGKMVRLQSGTTIETDMIVLAIGVKPENELAKQAGLAIGERGGIQVNEYLQTSDPSIYAIGDAIEVIDYINGKPTHIPLAWPANRQGRIVADHINGRNVHYKGTLGTAIAKVFDMTVAATGNNEKTLQRLGIQYEVIHIHPNSHASYYPGAFPIALKLLFDRKTGRIFGAQAVGYDGVDKRIDVLATAIKGGMTVFDLPDLELAYAPPYSSAKDPVNMAGYVATNIIEEMVETIQWHEVNELVKNGACLVDVREEIERDMGFIPGSINIPLGQLRQRLHELPKDETIYVYCQVGLRGYLAARILTQHGFRVKNLDGGYKTYAAVYSEQQEQRKEEQTEKQVERVDVMNVQATTTLDACGLQCPGPIMKVYQTMEQLKDGDVLEVKATDPGFARDIQSWCKKTGNTLLKTTFENKTFTAYIQKGTKTTASLEKETKKDGATLVVFSGDLDKAIASFIIASGAAAMGKKVTMFFTFWGLNILRKKDAPPVQKDMLEKMFGMMMPKGVHDLPLSKMNMAGMGPKMIQYVMEKKHVDDLETLMKNAMAAGVKLVACSMSMDIMGIKKEELIDGIEIGGVATYLGDAEEAGLNLFI